Proteins co-encoded in one Pseudophryne corroboree isolate aPseCor3 chromosome 1, aPseCor3.hap2, whole genome shotgun sequence genomic window:
- the LOC134933081 gene encoding uncharacterized protein LOC134933081: protein MVVMAEFEEGSLDEAEGTSEEDLSRTPALINISSEEPSSPPRPTGKRKPRKTTFVEDPLLAEARLQLLRKPDEFDDFAAYVIKTMRKVSVQQQVECQRLVSQVLYETLSGHLTPELRVHGPEPKATAPQFPLSFCSPPPTYPTSTTPHPSYHSGYPQPQAQSNYPSSTFHPPQTPPHQTIHPSHFRQPPTPSTHPSPTFQSPPQTCYPSQASHTSTVSSAIMTSLMSQGGQVDEEEETSLFQM from the exons atggtggtgatggccgagttcgaggagggaagtctggacgaggccgaaggg acatctgaagaagacctcagccggACCCCTGCACTCATCAACATCTCCTCTGAGGAACCTAGCTCTCCGCCGCGACCTACTGGGAAGAGGAAGCCGCGGAAAACAACATTTGTAGAGGACCCTCTCCTAGCAGAGGCACGTTTACAGCTGCTGCGTAAACCTGACGAGTTTGACGACTTTGCTGCGTATGTCATCAAAACAATGCGGAAGGTTTCTGTGCAGCAGCAGGTTGAGTGCCAGCGCTTGGTGTCGCAGGTGTTGTACGAAACACTATCAGGGCATCTGACACCGGAGTTGAGAGTCCATGGCCCTGAACCTAAAGCAACTGCTCCTCAATTCCCATTGTCATTTtgttcaccaccacccacctaccctacatctactactccCCATCCCAGCTATCATTCCGGATATCCGCAACCGCAGGcccaatccaactacccttcctccactttccatcctcctcaaacccctcctcatcaaaccatcCACCCTTCCCATTTTCGTCAACCCCCAACCCCATCCACGcacccttcccccactttccaatctcctcctcaaacctgctacccttcccaagccagccacacatccaccgtctcctccgcaattatgacctccttgatgtcacaggggggacaagtggacgaggaggaggagacaagtctctttcaaatgtag